TCCGGTAATTTGTTTCCCGGAAAATCAACACTGTACTTGCCTGCGCTCTGGGTTTGATTTATAAAATCAGTTACCAGTTCACCTAACACATTGTAAACTTTCAGGCTCACTCCTCCGCTTTCAGGCAAAGTGTAACTGATAGTTATCTTATCACTGAATGGATTTGGATATGCAGTAAAATCAAGCTCTGCAACACTTTGAACCCCCTGCACATATATCTTCGGTATCAGCAGATATACTCCCTCAGGTTCACGTCCATACTGGTCGGCTATGACACCTGTGCCCTGCAAATTCAGACCGATTTCTCCTGATTGTTGAGACTTTCTTGGTTTGAAAATTAATGTCAGTATCTCATCATTTTCTATTACATCATAGTGATTAGTTGTGGCATACACAACACGTATCACTCCTTCGCTTTCCGTTACCAGCAAATCCTTGTCATTGGCAATAATTTCATCTAAACTCGGATTCAGCGTTATGGATTCATTGTCTTTACCTGCCTTCGGCATACCGGCCGTTACCAATTCGTACTCATCGTTGGAATATGTCAGTTCCAAACCCAATGCCGAAAACTCATTCACCTTGCCGCTTATTCGTAGCGGCACTTCTATCAGCTCCTTGTTTACCGTCACCATCGCATCCTCTGATGTCATTACAATATTTTCAATCGGCAGACTCTTAGACAAGCCCCATGTATTGGCAGAATCCTTGTATTTACTGCTTGATGCATTATAATCTCCGTAAGCTATCACCGGCAAATTCACACTCAGATTGGCATTCGATACCGTTATCAAACTATCGAGATTTACCCAGTTCCCTTTTGGAAAGTTTTTAGCCGGATTATATGGATCGGCAACCTTTGCTTTCAATCGGGCAATATCAATGGCATTGGTAAAACCATTGTTATCAACATTGGCAGCCCTCTTGTGTATCGTCATAAAGCTTCTTGACGGATCTATCGCAGGAGTGGATGACACATAATACTTAACCAATGCAATATCCACTGCATTCACTTCATTCACCCACATCATGGTATCCACGGTGTATTTATCATAAGACAATATATAATTACCATTCGATACATTGTTGAACGAATATGTTCCCCATATATCTGTTGTATCCCGGGCCAACTCTGTACCTGTCTGGTTCTTTAATATCACTATCACTTTATTAATATTATAAATCAGTGGATTAAAGGTCGGAGGTGTAGGCGCCGGATTACCTGCCAATGCCTTATAGGCATACATCGTCTTGCCGCTAACCATATAACCACTACCGGCAACTGTCACAACAACATCATCCGTGCGTACGCAACCATCGTTGTTAACAGACAGGGTGTAAACAGTTGTATAAGTCGGTGTGGCATACGGTTGTTGAGATGATGGATTGTCAAGGCCTGCCTGTGGGGTCCATGTTATGGTGCCCGGGCCGTTTAATGGGGAACCCAGAAGTACTGGAGTTCCCGAATAGGTCGCATCGTTGCCGGCATTGGCTTCCGGCACAGGAGATATTACCATGGTGATGACATTGGAATTGGCAGGATTATTCACAACACATGCTTCATTGGAATTCAGCACACAGCTTACAGTGTTCCCGTCACCCAGATTATTAGCGGAATAAGTACTGTTGGTAGCGCCAGTCTGCAATGTGCCGTTGACATACCACTGATACGCCGGTGTAGTGCCTCCGTCTTCTATACTCGTATAAAACGTAACAAGAGAATTGGTACAGGCAGGATTGCTTGGTGTACTGATAGTTATTTCTGCTGTTAAACTCGGCTTCACAATCATATTTATGGTATTGGATGACACCGGGCTTCCCGTAACACAAGGTTTATTAGATGTCAGCTTGCAACTTATCATATTGCCCATGGCAAGTGTCGAACTCGAAAAAGTAGAACTATTGCTCCCTACAGGGTTGCCGTCAATAAACCATTCGTACAAAGGAGAAGTACCGCCGTTAGTGCCGTTTGCCGTAAATGTTACCAGCGTCCCTTCGCAAATCAACGTGCCAGGACTTACCGAAATGTTGACACTTGCTGATGTCGTTTCATAAACATAGACACTTTGCTGAGCTGATACAGGATTACCACAAGCGCCTGTGATGGTGTAAATGATATCACAACTCCCTCCAGCTATCGGTGTTACGACTCCAAAAGCATCGACTGTTGCAATCGTTATGTTGTTGCTAGACCAGCTACCTGTGCCACCTCCTAAAATAACAGAATTTGCAGTAAATGTTTCTGGTGAACCGATACACAATGGCGTTGGACCTGTTACTGAACCTATGCTCGCACCCTGATTAACAACAACAGTATGTGTCACCATAATGGTTGGACCTTCACAACCATTGGCTGTTACTTGTATTACAACTGTACCATAAAAGCCATCTGCCCAGGTCATAACCCCTGAAGAATTAATACTTCCAGCATCAGGGTTGCTTATCGTCCAGTTAAATCCAGTATTATTTGTTGCCGTTGTTGAATAGGTTGTCGTGGTCGTTCCGTTTGTCAGCTGGCACGTTGGCTCGGTACCTGCCGAAATAGTTATCGGCGTGGGTGTCCAAACGGCAGATAATACAACTATGGTGAAGGTTGGTGTAGTTACTGATCCGCAACTTGTGGATGTTACTACACAGTAAAGATCAGTATTGACAGTTATCGGACCCGGATTATAAGTACTGGAAGTAACCCCAATAGAAGCTCCATTCCGATACCACAAATAAGTATAGGTTCCTGAACCACCTCCTCCGGAAGCAACCACTGTTAAAGCCCCGGGGCTGGTTTTTATACATATAGAATCATTGCCTGTTATATATGCCGATAATGCTGGAATAACATTAATATCCATGGTTGTTGATGAAGCACACTGTCCTCCGTTTGGAGTAAAAGTATATGGAGTAATTCCTGTCAGAGTTGTACTAATTGTTGCAGGGTTCCATGTACCTGTTACTCCATTAGAAGAATTTGCGGGTAATGTAGCAGGAGTTTCACCTTCACAATAAGGGCCGAGTTGAGTAAATGCGGGTGCTATATTGCCTGGATTTACGGTTATACTCATTGTTGTAATTATAGCACACTGGTTAGGGCCTGCTGTAAAAGTATAAATAGCAGTACCCTGATTTTCAGTTGAAATTGAATCCGGGCTCCATGTTCCGGTGATGCCATTGGTAGAGGAGGCAGGAAGTATATCTGCAATTTCTCCAACACAATAAGGTCCCATTTGTGTAAAAGTGGGTGTTGAATTGGCTAAAACAGTAAGTGTGTAAGTTGCTGTAGCGGGAGCACATGGAGGATTATATACAGTCAGCGTTAATGTAACAGTATGGCCTGCATCCGCTGGTGAAGCTGTATAAGTAGGAGAAAGCTGATTAGCATTTGTTAACGAGCCTGCTCCATTGTGAGTCCATGAAACAGATGAATAGTTTGTTGCTGTTGAGCCACTAATCCATGCAGTGCCATTCTCACAGATGGTTTGGCTGCCTCCTGAAGTTGCTGTTGGTTGACCTTTTATAATAATTGTATAAGTTGCTGTAGCTGGTGAACAAGGTGGATTGGATGCAGTCATGGTCAATGTAACCGTGTTACCTGCATCACCGGGTGCCGCCGTGTACGTGGGAGTCAGAGTGTTGCCTCCTGCTGTTATTGATCCGGCTCCATTTTCCGTCCATGAAATAGAGGAATAGTTTGTAGCGCTTGCTCCGCTTACTGTAGCAGTTCCATTTTGGCAAATTGTCTGACTCCCCCCTGCTGTCGCCGTAGGTGTAGCTTTTACGTAAATTGTATATGTTGCACTAGCTGGTGTGCAAGGCGGATTGGATGCTGTTAAGGTTAATGTTACGGTATTGCCTGCGTCTCCGGCCGCTGCTGTATATGTTGGTGTAAGTGTATTACCACCTGATGTAATAGAACCAGCGCCGTTTTCTGTCCATGAAATAGAAGAATAATTAGTCGCACTAGCCCCGCTAACTGTAGCTGTTCCGTTTTGGCAAATTGTCTGGCTGCCTCCTGCTGTCGCAGTAGTAGCAGCATTTACGGTAATAGTAAGGGTTGCACATCCCGACGAACATGCAGAATTTACCGACATCACATAGTATGTTGTAGTTGTTGTAAGAATGGGGGTAGTATATGAATTTCCGGTAGTCACCAGTGTGCCACCGCAGGAACCGGTATACCAGTATATTGTTGACCCTGGCACCGAAGCAGACAGTGTAGAAGAACCGTTTGTTCCGCATATTGCAGAAGGAGAAGCTGTTGGGGTAGGGACAGTTGATTCAAGTATTGTCACTGTAACACTTCCCTGTGTGCCCCATCCGCAACCGTTGTATGGCCTGAAATAATATGTGCCGGATGATGTAACAGTATAGGTATTGGTTGGAGTGGAGGTGGAAGTGCCATTGCTTGTAGTTCCCTGCCAATATATAGTTGCATTGGCACCTCCGCTGGCGGTCAGTGTTTTACTGCCGCAATAAGTTCCCGCACCGCTAACAGTAACTGCTCCGGGTGCCGGATCCACAGTAACAGTAACACTGGTACAACCTGAAGTACATCCTGTAGCAACATCCCAGGACATAGTGTAATAGGTGGTAGTAGATGAGGGTGAAACAGTTATTGTGTTGCTGCCTGATGAAATAAAAGTTCCTCCACAGGATCCTGAATACCAGTATATTGTCGAACCGGAGGGCACAGACGCAGACAAAGTTGTTGAATTTCCCTGGCAGATCGAAGAAGGAGAAGCTACAGGAGAAGATGGACTGGATGGTGGGGTAAGTTGCCCTGTTTCAGTTACAACCCATGTTGTTACAGTACCTCCATCACAACATTGCCATGGTGGGCAGGAGCACTCATCGTAATCATCACAATAATGAACACAACACGGATCAGAAACATAGCCCGAAGGACAAGCTGATGCCCCTGGAACGTTATTACAACACCATGCAAATGCGTCACCGCTGCAATCAGTTGCCACCGGACCCGTCGCTTCATAAAGCGTTTCGACCCAATAACAGCATCCCGATCCATAATGAGTATGAACCTGACTTGACACGATATAACCGGCAGGAGGCGATGAAACAGGTGGACATGCTATTTTAGCATTTCCTTTTAGTATATTGCTTTCAGGTGAATTCTCAGCAGTTTTTGAAATCGTCTTATCAGTTTTTTGTTCTGAAGCATGTGTGAAAATTATTTGGGAGGTATAAATATGTCCGGAATAACTTATCATCTTCACCCGATACCATTTTGGGTCAACACTTAAATTTCTGCTTCGAAAGACATCATTAAAAATATATCTGGTAATGCCATGCTCTGAAGACATCAAAATATTGTTATGATAGTTTATTTCCCTGGGATAATCCAGAAAGTGGATGTCCAGTAGATCAGAAATTATTGCTTCTGAACGTTTTATAAAACAAATTCCATCGTCGCTGGACTCAAGAATAACTTTTTTAATATTTCCTTCTTCATAATTCTCCCAGACAATATGAACTATAGAATCACGTAAAATACCTAAAGTGAAAAATACAGATACATCGCCTGATGATAGCTCCGCATGTGGTTTCTGAACATGAGTTTCAATGGAACTCTGTGCAAAACTGAATGCCTGGATTACTAACAAACCGACAAGAATAGCGAGAAATTTTTTGAAATTTTTCATGATGATAAATTATTACAACTTATTTTTTAAAAGTATGATATTATTAAATCTAAAACAAAATGTTTTTTTAGCAAAACTACAAATTTATTTTTGTAAAAAAAATTATTTTAATACTTTTTATTACTAATGAAATATTAATACCAACCAGGAATATTATTCAAAGATATTTTGGATATATTTGTAAATTATTAATTTTGAATAAACCCGATAAGTTTTTTAAAAATGATTCAAAAAAAATTTTGATATATAAATTATTCTGTGAAAAAGTTACCTGATAAAAAAAATCAGCATAAAAACTTACAGCCTAATTTTCCAGAAGCTCTAAAAAACAAATATGCTGAATTTGTTGGCGTGGCCATCATTTTATTACTTGGAGTAATAATTTATAGTAATTCCTTTAATTGTTCCTTTCATTTTGATGATTTGGTCAATATAGTGAATAATAAAGCTATACAGAACTTATCGGACGTAAAAACATGGTGGAATTATAGTCCCAACCGCCCTGTAAGTATGTTCACATTTGCACTCAATTATCATTTCAGCCAGCTTGAGGTACATTCATACCATTATGTCAATTTATTTATTCATCTTATAAATGCCTGTCTGGTCTGGTTGCTGACGTTGCTGATATTTTCTTCACCTGTAATGAAAGATCAACCCATCAGCAAGCATAGAAAATCAATTGCTTTTTTCACATCTTTGTTGTTCGTTTCGCATCCTCTGGCCACTCAATCTGTTACATACATTATTCAACGAATGACTTCGTTGGCTGCCATGTTTTATCTTTTGTCATTGGTGCTTTATATGAAAGCCCGAATGGAATCTAATGTAAAAAAAACAAGATATTTTTATTTCGCAGGATCATTAATTTCTGCTATTCTTGCTGTATTAACGAAAGAAAATGCATACACACTTCCACTGGCAATCCTCCTCCTTGAAGTATTTTTTCTTCAAACACGAAAATTATCATCAATCTGTAAAGACCGCAGGGTAATCCTGACACTGATAGGTTTTATTATTTTTTTTACCGTAGTTCTTATAAAATTTTCATTTAGTGTTTTTCAACCGGTACCTTCAGGTAATGGCAATAACGAAACAATAACTTCATCTGACTATCTGCTGACTCAGTTCAGTGTTATCGTCAAGTATGTTCAACTTATAATTTTACCGATCAATCAGAATCTCGATTACAATTATCCTGTTTCGCATCATTTTTTCGAAATAAAAACTCTTTTGAATTTCCTGATTCTGTTATCAATGCTCACCTTAGCAATATTGATTTTTAAACGCAATAGAATTATTTCCTTTGGAATATTTTGGTTCTTTTTGACTTTATCTGTCGAATCAAGTATAATTCCTATTAATGATGTGATCTATGAACACAGGACATATATTCCTTTGCTTGGTTTCTTTTTGATACTTAGTTCGGGTTTATTCATGTTATTTGGAAGAAAAAACAAATATTTTGCTGTTTCCATATTGCTCATCATTATTGGAATAAATTCATTTTTGGCCTACAGCAGAAACAAAGTATGGAAAGATGATATAACTCTATGGACTGATGTAATTTCAAAGTCTCCAAAAAAAGCCAGGCCGTTTTTTGGCCGTGCTAATGCATTTGCCGATCAGGGACAATATGATAAGGCTATCGCTGATTATAACAAAGCAATCAGATTTGATTCAATGAATGCAATAGCTTATGTTAACCGTGGGTTGGCATATTGGAAAACAGGACTTACGCATAAAGCCTTTGAAGATTATTCCAAAGCGATTGAAATTAAACCGGAGTATTTCGAAATAGCGTATTATAACCGTGGCATTGCTTACGGCACTTTTGGTCAGTGGGAGAAGGCGATAGATGATTATTCTGTTGCAATTAAAATTAATCCTGCTTACGACATGGCATATTCTAACCGAGGTGTTGCTTTTGCAAATCTTGGGCAATGGGAAAAGGCTGTTACCGATTACACCATAGCAATAGACATAAACCCGGATTATATCACGGCCTATTTTAATCGTGGTGTAGCTTATCAAAATTCCGGGCAATGGGCAAAAGCGATAAACGATTATTCAAAAGTAATAGAATTCGATCCGAATTATGAGCCCGCTTATTATAATCGTGGTTTGGCATATGAGAATTTAGAACAATGGGCTGAAGCTTTAAATGATTTTTCAAGGTGCCTTGAATTAAACCCGAATAATGAAAATGCTCTTTATATGAGGGATTTGGTTTATAAAAAATCAATAATCAGCGTAAAATAATATTTCATGAAAACGATAATTATCATTCCAAAATATGATTTCGTAATTAAAAAATTATTTAAGAATTAAATTATCTTTGTCTGTTATTAAAAGAATAAAAATGATACTTTATGCTTGAAAATAATAGCTTGACAGTCATCATCCCCGCTTTCAATGAGGCCGAAAATCTGAAAATCATACTGCCGCCATTAATAAAACTTTGTGAAGAAAATAACTGGAAAATTATTCTTGTGGATGATGGCTCAACAGATAAAACCAAAGAAGTTTTAAGTACATACAATAACCATGATTTGTTAAAACTTATTCACCATAAACTTAATAAGGGCTACGGGGCAGCTATAAAAAGCGGTATCCTTGCCTGCGAAACAGAATATATTATTACTATTGATGCAGATGGACAGCATAATATCAATGATATTACAAACCTCTTCACATGCCTTATACAACATGATACCGACATGGTGGTTGGTTCCAGAAAAGGCCTTAGATCTGCATCTTTTTCACGAAGAATTGGTAAAAGCTTGATTCGGACAATTGCAAAAATACTTATGAATGTCCCTGTTCATGACTTAAATTCCGGAATGAAAACATATCGTTCCGATCTTGCACGCAAATATATTAATCTCGCACCGGATACCATGTCTTTCAGTGATATTATTACGCTTATATTTATCAGCAACCGCCATCTTGTAATGGAAGAACCAATTACCGTTACAAAAAGACTAAAAGGGAAAAGTACAATAAGAATTGATACTGCATTCCATACAATAATGGAAGTTATAAATATTGTCATTCTCTTTAATCCTATGAAAATATTTTTACCCTTATCTCTGATTTGTTTACTGGCTGGATTTGGTGTGGGATTGCCCTTATTACTCAATGGGCAGGGAATTTCAACGGGCAGTTTATTAGGAATATTTGCCGGAATTATTTTTTTCTTGCTTGGGCTGATAGCGGAGCAACTTTCTCTTATTCGCAGAAATCAAAGCAAATAAATGATTCGTTTTCTCAGAAAAATTGATAAATACGCAGGGTTTATAATTATCCTGTTTTTATCGTTATTTATTTTTTCTAAAAAGCCGAAAACACATTACAAAAAAATTCTTTTAATAAAATTATGGGCAATAGGCGATTCAGTAATTACTCTGTCATTGATAAAAGGAATTAGAGAAACCTTTAGTAATTCTCTGATAGATGTATTTACCGGGCCAAGAGTAAAAGATGTATATGAATGTTATCCTGTTGATCGCATTTATCATTTGAATTCTGTTTCAGACCTTTTCAAATTATTGTGGATGTTCAGGTATTATGATGTTATTTTTGATTGTGAACCCTATTTTAATATCAGTGCGATACTGGCTTTTTTCTATGGTAAGGAAAGGATCGGATTTGCAGACCAGTTTCGTTCCCGGTTATATACAATGACGGCCCCTTTCAGAAAAGACCAGCACATGGTTCAAAACTATCTTGATATGCTGAGACCATTTGGGAAGAAATTTGATGTTGTTGCTCTGGAAAAACTAACGGTGGGTAATAATGAAAAAGATAGAGTTGATGGCTTTATCCAACAAAATCTCCATTGCAAAAGAATAGTTGGTATTACCCCGGGTGTGGCAGAATCTTCAAAAAACAGAATGTGGTTTGAAGATAGGTTCGCTGAACTTGCAGACAGAATTATCAGTTCACTGTATTGTGACGTTCTTTTTATTGACAGCCCGGAAAATAAAGAAATTGTAAATAATGTGATCTCACGAATGACGCAACAACCGTTGAATACTGTTGGGATTTTTACCATGAAAGAGACTTTTTATCTGATTTCAAAATGTGATGTTTATGTCAGTAATGATACCGGGCCGATGCATATTGCTGCAGCCCAGGGGTGCAGAACTATCGGGCTTTTCGGGCCTAATACTCCGGTGCTTTGGGCTCCTTATGGTGAAGGTAATATCTCTATTTATAAAACAAAACTTCAGCCAGCCATACAAAATGATAAAGGAATTTTTCTTAAAGGAAACCGAAAAGAATATATGGGTCCGATAACAGTCGATGATGTCTTTGACGCAGTAAAGACTTGTTTGTCATGAAAACAAAAAGAAAAATAGTAATAAATGGCCGGTTTCTGTCGCAAAGCATTTCAGGTGTACAGCGGTTTGCTTATGAAATGACAAAATCGCTCATAAGTATGGGCGTTGATATTACGATCTTGACTCCAAGAAATATTAACGCAGGATACAGCCTTGATGGTAAAATTATCAGATGGGGAGTAAATAAAGGGCATTTATGGGAGCAGTTTGATTTGTTTTTGTACCTTAAAACTCATGGAAATCCTCTAATGATTAATTTTAGCGGGCTTGGACCAATTCATTATAAAAACCAGATATGCACCATTCATGACCTTTCTTATTTAATAAATCCTGCATGGTTTTCCAGAAATTATTATCGGTTTTATCGCTATTGTACACCGGTTTTGGCAAAAAATTGCAAAAAAATAATTACGGTCAGCAATTATTCAAAGAATGAGATTACACGTTTATTAAAAGTTAACCCTGATAAAGTGTGCGTAATTTATAATGCTGTTGATTTTTCGAATATAAAACCTTCCGGCCCTGAAAAACTTACAACACAACCCTATATTTTGTCCGTGGGTTCAATTGACCCACGCAAAAATCTGGTAAAACTTTTTGAAGCTTTTAATAAATCACAAATTAAAGACAAGTATAGATTGGTATTGGTAGGGGAAAAAGCAAACATTTTTAGTACAATTGATTCTGATGATATCAACAAAAATTGGTTAGGTTATGTTTCGGATGAAGAGTTGGTATATTTATATAAAAATGCTTCATTATTCGTGTATCTTTCCCTGTATGAAGGTTTTGGCATTCCTCCTCTGGAAGCCATGAGCTTGGGTTGTCCTGTTATTCTTTCAGATATCCCTGTGTTTCATGAAATTTTTGGTGATTCAGCATATTATGTCTCACCTGAAAATACTGAAGAAATAACTAACACCATGCATAAAATTATTAGTGATAATAATGCCCGGGAAGAAATCATTAAAAAGAGTTTTGAAACCAGTTCTCATTATTCGTGGAAAAAATCAGCTTCTTTATTAATAAAACTTATAGAAGAGTTATAGAGTTAACATATCATGGCCAGAACTGCTGTATGCATCGTAAATTATAATAATGGAGGAACAACCATTCAATGCCTGAACAACATACTAGTGCAGTCATATCGGGATTATAATATTGTTATCGTTGATAATGCATCCACTGACAATTCAATTACCGAAATTGAATCTTATTGTTATTCGAAGAGCTTATCTGTATCAGTTAAAAACGGTAATGATTGTTTACAAACATTTCCGGATGATATTCCGACGATAATTATTATTAAGTCAGAAAAAAATGGTGGCTATGCATTTGGCGTTAACATAGGTATAAGATTTGTTCATGGACATGTGGGGTATGAGAATATTTTGGTTCTCAATAATGATGTTTATTTAACTGCAGGTTTTATTGAGGAAATAACAAACAGGTTTAATCACTATCAAAAAAAATATCATACAACTTCAATAGCTTTGGGTGCCTGTGAAATATCCCCGTCAGGAAAATTCAGGCACAAAGGCTTCCATTATTTGAATCTTCTTTCTGGCCTTGTTTTTTCTTTTCCAATATTTCCGTCCTTAAAGTACATTGTAGGCTCGGCAATTTTCATAGATTCTAAAGCCCCATTGATGGATGAATCTTTTTTCCTTTATTATGAAGATATTCATTACCAAAAGATTTTGAAGCATAATAAATACAGGATTTATAACTGCCCAAATGCAAATTATATTCATGAGCTTGGAGGAAGCACAAAGAAAGACCCTGAGATGTACAAGATTATTTATACAAGCCTGAAACATTTCTATAAACTTAACTACCCTTATTTATTGCCGGTCGTCTTATTATTTCGTTTCATTATGAATATTGTACTTTGCAGATGGAAAATTGCAAAATATATTCTTATGCCTAAATGAGTGATCATCGGCAATTTGTAAATATTTTGTTACAATTATGCTTTTTTTATTCTTTTTCTTTTGTTATCAGATTTTCAATAATCTTAATAATTTTTGGACCTGTGATATTTATATCTGATTCCTCATGTACGCGTTTCTTT
The nucleotide sequence above comes from Bacteroidales bacterium. Encoded proteins:
- a CDS encoding glycosyltransferase; this translates as MARTAVCIVNYNNGGTTIQCLNNILVQSYRDYNIVIVDNASTDNSITEIESYCYSKSLSVSVKNGNDCLQTFPDDIPTIIIIKSEKNGGYAFGVNIGIRFVHGHVGYENILVLNNDVYLTAGFIEEITNRFNHYQKKYHTTSIALGACEISPSGKFRHKGFHYLNLLSGLVFSFPIFPSLKYIVGSAIFIDSKAPLMDESFFLYYEDIHYQKILKHNKYRIYNCPNANYIHELGGSTKKDPEMYKIIYTSLKHFYKLNYPYLLPVVLLFRFIMNIVLCRWKIAKYILMPK